A segment of the Candidatus Pelagisphaera phototrophica genome:
CTCTACTTCGAATCTTCCGCTCAGGAAAAAGGGAAGAAGACATCCCTAGCCGACTATATTTCACGGATGAAGGAGGAGCAGAAAGAGATCTACTACATTACCGGCCAGAACCGCGAGTCGATCGAAAGCGGTCCCTATTTAGAGGGCTTCAAGGCGCGGGGAATAGAAGTGCTGTTTCTCTACGAACCCGTCGACGAATACGTCATGAACAACCTTCGCGAATACGAAGAGAAGACTCTCGTATCGGCCGATCAGGGTGACCTCAAACTGGACGATGTTCCTCAATCCTCCGAGGAAAGCCTAAGCGAAGATGAGGGCAATGCTCTCTGCTCCTGGCTCAAAGAGACCATTGGCGAACGCGTTAAGGAGGTGAAGATTTCGGAAAGACTCGTAGACAGCCCCGCAATGGCGCTAACCCCAGACGCCATGTCTTCGCAAATGCGTCGTATGATGCAGCAAATGGGACAGCCAGGGATGCCCACTGAGGTGCTATTCGAAATTAACCCGAGGCATGCGCTAATGAAAAACTTGAATAGGCAGCGTGAGACGAATTCTGATTTGGCGAAATTGATCGCACTGCAAGCGTTTGACAACTCCATGGTCGCCGCAGGGCTTTTGGAAGACCCGAAGGATATGGTCTCACGAATGTACGACATCCTATCTCAGGCGTCCGAGACTAAATAGTTCCTCTAGGTTTGTGGAACCTCGCTTGTTGGGCCGCGGCCTATTGAGCGAGAGCGCCTTTCTTGAAAAGCACGGTCGCCAAGGCGCCTCCGATCGCCCCGCCGATCCCGGATGCGAGAATCACGGTGAAAATCTGCTGAACAAAGGTACCAATGCCAAAAGACTGCTCTCTGAGGAGCTCGATTGATTCGAGCAACCGATCCCCCGAGGGAGGCGGTGCAGACTCCGCCAGCCCCGTTAAAAAGGAGACATACCATTCGAATCCAATTCGATAGTCGAAAGCTAGCCAAACCAGATCGTAAACGACCGTCGAAGCCACAAATCCCAGTAGGCAAGCCAGCATCGCAATCTTCATTCCGTACTTAAGCTCCAGCCTGACTTTGTATTTGATGACGAATGTGGTTGTCGCGACGAAACCTCCCAACGCCAGGGGCAGGCAGCAGAGGGCGTACGACATGGGAAAGACCGTTAGCACGAAAGCAACCGCTCCACCGGCTACAAGGCCTGGCTTCATCGGACAATCGTCTAAATTCACAATATCGGGTTCGTCAGACATATCGCGATCATTTCAATCAACCCCTTTCGGGCAAGCGCATAGATGCCGCTTTCTCTTCTTTTCGATCCATTCGATAAGGAGATCGCAGCAAAACGAATAGGACCAGAGACATCCCTAGAAGCAGTCCCAGCAAGGCACGTGTCCAAATCGCGTTCTGGTATAACCCAAACCATTCAAACCCAAAGTCGAGAAGGTTAGCGATGGCGCTAACCCCCAAGATCATTCCCATCCAAGGGTTCAAGGTGAGTGCTTTCTTCGTTTGCAAGCAGACAATAGCGCAACCTCCCGTAATGCCAAAGTAAATACCAAAGCAACGGGAGCAAACCGCCAGATGTGACGCGCCGAAGACAAAGCACCTTTCACTTTTCTGGTGGCACAAATGAGAAAAGAGCGAATGCCCAAACTCCCATCCGTTCCACGCAATCAGAAACAAGGCGGCCAGAAGCATACTCCCAAGTATTGTCCCGTGAATCGCAAGCCTTCTCAGTGATCTCGTCAAAACAGCATGCTCTCCCCTATCCCCACGCATAAATCTCAGCCTCCCACTCGCATGGGGCGGCCTTCCCGATAGGAGCACTCTGCCAGATCCGATAGCACAAAACTCATTCGAACGTCCGCGTAAGTAATCGGCAGCGGGATTCCCTCAACGACACACTTTCGAAAAGTTTCCAGTTCGCGCTGATAGGCTTCCCGGTATCGTGAGGGAAATGAAAACTCGATCGGGGGTCTCGAAACCCCGGCTTCCGATGAAAGTACGGTAGATCGAGGATAACGGTTCTCCGACTGCAACATGCCCTTTTCTCCGAACGCTTCAATTCGTTGGTCGTAGCCATAGGAGGCAAACCGGTTAACGTCGATGCTCGCCAGCAGGCCACTGGCAAACCGCAGACTCACAAGCACATTATCCAAATCGTCAAACGCCTGAATTTCAGGTATGAAATTGCTGCCAACCGAGTAGACTTCTATCGGATCTTCCTGGGAGATAAAACGTATCATGTCCAAGTCATGAACAATGCAGTCGTGAAAGATCCCGTGCGACGTTTTGATGTAGTCCATACTCGGCAGCGGCGAGTCCCTAGACGTGATCCGAACCAACTGGGGAGCTCCGATCTCCCCACCGCGCACACTTTGCGCGAGATTGGAATGGGACGGATCGAATCTCCGGTTAAAACCAACAAACAAAGGGAGGCTCTTTTCTCGGGCCAGTTGGAAACACTTGTCGATTTCCTCAAGGCCATTGCCCAGGGGCTTTTCGGTGAAAACCGCTTTACCCGCATTTAGTGAGGCCATAATCTGACCAAAATGCTCACCCGTTGGAGTCGCTATAATAGCCGCGTCAATGCCAGCATTCGAAAGCGGTTCATCCACCGAACGACCGTATTCGCATCCAAACTCATTCGCGACTGCCTTCGCCTTTTCCAAATCGGTATCCACAACATGAATCAGCGAAACGCCCGGATTGGACCGTATGCTTTCCAATTGAAATTTACCCGCTCGTCCCAGACCGAAGAGAGCGACTCGAAGTTGATTTTTAAGTGTCATCTAAATAACGGGATAATTTCCAAGTGTGGGCTATTGGTTAAGTTAATGGTTTTAGAAACCGGCAATTGAGTA
Coding sequences within it:
- a CDS encoding DUF2085 domain-containing protein encodes the protein MRGDRGEHAVLTRSLRRLAIHGTILGSMLLAALFLIAWNGWEFGHSLFSHLCHQKSERCFVFGASHLAVCSRCFGIYFGITGGCAIVCLQTKKALTLNPWMGMILGVSAIANLLDFGFEWFGLYQNAIWTRALLGLLLGMSLVLFVLLRSPYRMDRKEEKAASMRLPERG
- a CDS encoding Gfo/Idh/MocA family oxidoreductase, whose product is MTLKNQLRVALFGLGRAGKFQLESIRSNPGVSLIHVVDTDLEKAKAVANEFGCEYGRSVDEPLSNAGIDAAIIATPTGEHFGQIMASLNAGKAVFTEKPLGNGLEEIDKCFQLAREKSLPLFVGFNRRFDPSHSNLAQSVRGGEIGAPQLVRITSRDSPLPSMDYIKTSHGIFHDCIVHDLDMIRFISQEDPIEVYSVGSNFIPEIQAFDDLDNVLVSLRFASGLLASIDVNRFASYGYDQRIEAFGEKGMLQSENRYPRSTVLSSEAGVSRPPIEFSFPSRYREAYQRELETFRKCVVEGIPLPITYADVRMSFVLSDLAECSYREGRPMRVGG